A genome region from Chengkuizengella sp. SCS-71B includes the following:
- a CDS encoding DUF6526 family protein, protein MKEQNYRNHARLHPIYHYFGASIVLMVFIGTIINLILSISAGEKISIALLWVGSSIGLFVVFGLVRIYSIKVQDRVIRSEENLRHYVLTGRLLDPSLTMSQIIGLRFASDEEFPALCEQASKENLDRKQIKKAVKNWRGDYYRV, encoded by the coding sequence ATGAAAGAGCAAAACTATCGTAATCATGCTCGGTTGCACCCAATATATCACTATTTTGGTGCATCCATAGTACTGATGGTCTTTATTGGTACAATCATTAATTTAATTTTATCCATATCAGCAGGGGAAAAAATTTCTATTGCTCTTCTTTGGGTTGGAAGCTCTATTGGACTATTTGTAGTTTTTGGACTTGTAAGGATATATTCCATCAAGGTTCAAGATCGTGTAATTCGTTCGGAAGAAAATTTGCGTCATTATGTTCTTACAGGTCGTTTGTTAGATCCAAGTTTAACAATGAGTCAAATTATTGGTTTGCGATTTGCAAGTGATGAAGAGTTTCCAGCTTTATGTGAACAAGCGAGTAAAGAAAATCTAGATAGGAAACAAATTAAAAAAGCAGTGAAGAATTGGCGAGGAGATTATTATCGTGTGTAA
- a CDS encoding AraC family transcriptional regulator, protein MKFSLQNGKIKLKIEVLNEFNHYINVNKDELMFLLIELLKQNKTCVHFKDDMLNHQHSLSITDLMKEYVILHLNDETLTLKKLSSEVFYMNRDYLGKLFKKETGVNFTQYVLNERIKKAKKMLEKSKQIKIQKVAKCIGYGNNSYYFSKVFKKHTGFSPREYKSMLLSSESD, encoded by the coding sequence TTGAAATTTTCCCTTCAAAATGGAAAGATTAAATTAAAAATTGAAGTACTTAATGAGTTTAATCATTATATTAATGTAAATAAAGATGAATTAATGTTTCTATTAATCGAATTGTTAAAGCAAAATAAAACTTGTGTTCATTTTAAGGATGATATGTTGAATCATCAGCATTCTTTAAGCATAACTGATCTTATGAAAGAATATGTCATTCTACATTTAAATGATGAAACACTTACATTAAAAAAGCTATCTAGTGAAGTTTTTTACATGAATAGAGATTATTTAGGAAAGTTGTTTAAAAAAGAAACAGGAGTAAATTTTACTCAATATGTTTTAAATGAAAGAATAAAAAAAGCAAAGAAAATGTTAGAAAAATCGAAACAGATAAAAATACAAAAGGTCGCGAAGTGTATAGGATATGGCAACAACTCTTATTATTTTAGTAAAGTATTTAAAAAACATACTGGATTCTCACCTAGAGAGTATAAATCCATGTTATTAAGTTCTGAATCTGATTGA
- a CDS encoding glycoside hydrolase family 105 protein, giving the protein MHKNVTQQKFKFSSPLEWGEAACQSINETYFPGDLPPANRWHYHQGVYLYGMIKLWEQNQDRSLFEYIKGYADHLIDEHGNFIFNRSELDSIQAGDILFTLHQQTGDERYRKAADKLLSLFDTFNRTSEGGYWHKDRYPYQMWLDGLYMGGSFAMFYATYYGKSDLYDMVLKQERLLRKYTKDDQTGLYYHAWDESKATSWSDPVTGKAPEFWGRAIGWYIFALTDFLDLLPNDHAGRNEIHQALKDVISSVIKYQDLETGLWYQVVDKGHHKDNWLETSSSSLFVYAIAKSINKGYITSAYKETVLKGFDGLISKIYFNDNDQFVMPDICVGTGVGDYPHYIGRSKCENDLHGIGTFVLSCVEMSKLV; this is encoded by the coding sequence ATGCATAAAAATGTAACTCAACAAAAATTTAAATTTAGTTCGCCGCTTGAATGGGGTGAAGCCGCATGTCAATCTATTAATGAGACTTATTTTCCAGGTGATCTTCCTCCAGCAAATCGCTGGCACTATCATCAAGGCGTTTATCTTTATGGCATGATAAAATTGTGGGAGCAAAATCAAGATAGAAGTTTGTTTGAGTATATTAAGGGGTATGCAGATCATTTGATTGACGAACATGGAAATTTTATTTTTAATCGATCTGAGTTAGACTCCATTCAAGCAGGAGATATTTTATTTACTCTTCATCAACAAACTGGAGATGAACGTTATCGTAAAGCGGCAGATAAGCTATTATCATTGTTTGACACATTCAATCGCACATCTGAAGGAGGGTATTGGCACAAGGATAGATATCCGTATCAAATGTGGCTGGATGGTTTATATATGGGTGGTTCATTTGCTATGTTTTATGCAACATATTACGGTAAATCAGATTTATATGATATGGTGTTAAAACAGGAGAGATTGCTGCGTAAGTATACAAAGGATGATCAAACGGGACTATATTATCACGCTTGGGATGAAAGTAAGGCAACTTCATGGTCTGATCCTGTAACTGGAAAAGCACCTGAGTTTTGGGGTAGAGCTATTGGATGGTATATTTTTGCATTAACTGATTTCCTAGATTTATTACCAAACGATCATGCTGGCAGAAATGAAATCCACCAGGCATTAAAGGATGTAATATCATCCGTTATAAAGTATCAAGATTTAGAAACTGGATTATGGTATCAGGTTGTTGATAAGGGACACCATAAAGATAATTGGTTAGAAACTTCATCCTCTAGCTTGTTTGTGTATGCAATCGCTAAATCTATTAATAAAGGCTATATTACTTCAGCATACAAAGAAACAGTACTTAAAGGCTTTGATGGGTTGATCTCAAAGATTTACTTTAATGATAACGATCAATTTGTTATGCCTGATATATGTGTAGGTACAGGTGTAGGGGATTACCCACACTATATTGGCAGGTCTAAATGTGAAAATGACTTGCATGGTATAGGCACTTTCGTTCTATCTTGTGTTGAAATGAGTAAATTAGTTTAA
- a CDS encoding helix-turn-helix domain-containing protein, which yields MRKKSLLTKLVLFGCILSIMPVLFVGTFSYIQSSKQVQKQINFSEVQYIKQLNLNIEQIFVTLNLTLNNLINSTVMEQALQSEMNYKEFQLYNNLRKEISHLQSFDSKVSDVVILSKQEDWLVKNSGLYRLKSHDDFDKYMNFFELNSNSEWVLLKSQDFSDNFFNANCEYSISLVKKLPARVTNKDGLAFAHIPTCSISEIITKEREFDKVMIIDGSNRILVHEDQEMIGKTLIETPYFTDEIEFNENSGQFQVTVENHHNTVTYYKSDFNGWIYLSIVSLDNMTVESKKIGWFTLYICGSIIMISILFVWLTTRKLYLPIGRLIQFVQERLPIENEKPQGELQYIQKYMQELFSSNSKLEDEVRDHKQQVRSLFISRLLTGNIRVSEMENKLAYFGLQQRVNQWKKIMMLTVQIDTIEKTRYENKDVDLLYFAISNIVEEIILKDNRLPSVWIDQTLAVLVGFDAEDIKITNDKIYELTEKLQGLIRVYLDLSVSIGISLVYEDISFAPRAYQEGLEALKHRIKLGTGVIIHYGNVSSTNHSIVIQYPQIAEMELLDAIKLSDKGEALTQLNNWMDKVFNQSQTLNEYQVYLMRLLNNIMIMMQEASIPYEQIYQLRTPPHEDLLKLQVRDDVEDWFKNKLLLPLIQIFGDRRDSLYHNLSEEMIDMIHSQYDKDLTLEECASKLHYNANYLSSVFKKETNTTFSEYLSSYRFRIAKQWLLTSDMTIKEVADRLKYNNSQNFIRSFRKQEGMTPGEYRKKYKGN from the coding sequence ATGAGGAAAAAGAGCTTATTAACTAAATTGGTTTTGTTCGGATGTATATTAAGTATTATGCCTGTTTTATTTGTTGGAACCTTCTCTTATATCCAGTCATCTAAACAAGTTCAAAAGCAAATTAACTTTAGTGAAGTTCAATATATAAAACAACTTAATTTAAATATTGAACAAATATTTGTTACCTTAAATCTTACTTTAAATAATTTAATTAATTCTACTGTTATGGAACAAGCCCTTCAAAGTGAGATGAATTATAAAGAGTTTCAACTCTACAATAACTTAAGAAAAGAAATTAGCCACCTTCAATCTTTTGATTCGAAAGTTTCTGATGTTGTTATTTTGAGTAAACAAGAGGATTGGCTCGTCAAAAACTCTGGTTTATATCGTTTAAAAAGCCACGATGATTTTGATAAGTACATGAATTTCTTTGAGTTGAATTCTAATTCCGAATGGGTATTACTAAAATCACAGGATTTTTCAGACAACTTTTTTAATGCAAATTGCGAATACTCTATTAGTTTAGTGAAAAAATTACCAGCTAGAGTAACAAATAAAGATGGATTAGCTTTTGCACATATTCCTACTTGTAGCATTTCTGAAATCATTACTAAAGAACGTGAATTTGATAAAGTGATGATTATAGATGGAAGTAATCGCATTTTAGTACATGAGGATCAAGAGATGATTGGTAAAACGTTGATAGAAACCCCTTATTTTACTGATGAAATTGAATTTAATGAGAATTCAGGACAATTCCAAGTCACTGTAGAAAATCATCATAATACAGTAACGTATTATAAATCAGATTTTAATGGATGGATATATCTTTCTATTGTATCTCTAGACAATATGACCGTTGAATCCAAAAAAATAGGTTGGTTTACTTTATATATATGTGGTTCTATTATTATGATTTCTATTCTATTTGTATGGTTAACGACTAGAAAACTGTACTTACCAATTGGCAGGTTAATTCAATTTGTTCAGGAACGTTTGCCTATTGAAAATGAAAAACCGCAAGGTGAGCTTCAATACATTCAAAAATATATGCAGGAGTTGTTTTCCTCAAATTCAAAATTAGAAGATGAAGTTCGAGATCATAAGCAACAGGTTCGGTCACTATTTATAAGCCGGTTATTAACAGGAAATATTCGTGTTTCAGAAATGGAAAATAAACTAGCGTATTTTGGATTACAACAAAGAGTGAATCAATGGAAAAAAATAATGATGTTAACTGTTCAAATCGATACAATTGAAAAAACGCGATACGAAAATAAGGATGTTGATCTATTATACTTTGCAATTTCTAACATCGTAGAGGAGATTATATTAAAGGACAATCGATTGCCTTCAGTGTGGATTGATCAAACTCTAGCAGTCTTAGTTGGATTTGATGCTGAAGATATAAAAATAACTAATGACAAAATCTATGAATTAACTGAAAAATTACAAGGACTTATTCGGGTTTACTTAGATTTATCTGTAAGTATAGGAATCAGCCTAGTATATGAAGATATCAGCTTCGCTCCAAGAGCCTATCAAGAAGGTTTAGAAGCATTAAAACATCGCATAAAATTAGGTACGGGTGTCATTATTCATTATGGCAATGTAAGTTCTACAAATCATTCCATAGTCATTCAATATCCGCAAATTGCTGAAATGGAGCTTTTAGATGCAATTAAACTATCTGATAAAGGAGAAGCTCTTACACAGTTGAACAATTGGATGGACAAAGTATTTAATCAATCACAAACTTTAAATGAATATCAAGTGTATTTGATGAGATTGCTTAACAACATTATGATTATGATGCAAGAAGCTAGTATTCCATATGAACAAATTTATCAACTAAGAACTCCCCCGCATGAGGACTTATTAAAATTACAAGTGAGAGATGATGTAGAAGATTGGTTTAAAAATAAATTATTGCTTCCTCTTATACAGATTTTTGGAGATAGAAGAGACTCCTTATATCATAATTTATCTGAGGAAATGATTGATATGATTCATTCACAATATGATAAGGATTTGACACTAGAAGAATGTGCATCAAAATTACATTACAATGCTAACTACCTGAGTAGTGTTTTTAAAAAAGAAACAAATACCACTTTTAGTGAATATTTATCTAGTTATCGTTTTAGAATTGCTAAGCAATGGTTATTAACTTCAGATATGACAATTAAGGAAGTAGCGGATAGGTTAAAGTATAATAATTCACAAAACTTTATACGATCTTTTAGAAAACAAGAAGGGATGACTCCAGGAGAATACCGTAAAAAGTATAAAGGAAATTAG